The Neodiprion pinetum isolate iyNeoPine1 chromosome 5, iyNeoPine1.2, whole genome shotgun sequence genome segment CGCTTAAACTTTCTCACCTTCGGGACCAAGAATTGTAAGTTCTTCAATTCGGCACCTCCCCAAGACGCCATTTCGATCATGAAACCCTTGACACATTTGAAAACTAGCTCTGCTCGTTTTGTACACCAAGCCACAGTCATATCCTAATTGGAGAAAAAGTTCGAATTGCCACATTTTTTTCGTGATCAAGACTTAACATAATAAATAGAACATATCAGAAATGAGTAATTCGCATTTTACCCCAGACATTTCGTGGACTAATAGGACTGGTATGGTCAGAGTAGTGACGTCGTTGCTGCAGGCAGTTTTCAGTATGTTCCTTAGACCTAAGATCGCCGGGTGCCGGGAGTTAATTTCTCCTGAAATTGTCACGTTCATTTTAGCCCATTTTTGCGGCGGTGAACCACAATACCGGTTTATTTCCTCACCTGATCTTAAGGAGTCCTGAACCACCATATGAAATATTACGTGAACCTGAGCTAGGTTTGAATGCCGTGTTATAAAAACGTCTCCAATTTGCAGACTCTTACTTCCAGTTGATTTCTTCGCCTAGAACCAAAACGATAAGGAAATTAACAGAAATTCATGTGAAACACTTGTCGACCTATGACCGTGTACCGGCATGCTGAATTCACCTGGGGATCGCTTCCTTCCCTTTGGTGAGCCTGTCTCCATGTCACAACATCCTTGACATCATCGCGAAGTTTTTCAAGCTGTTCATCAAAAGACGGGAAGTGAAATTCCGTGGTCATTTGACATATTGAGCAGAGTTCTGTAAGGCAACGATTAATTACGACTACGTATAGATTCGTCGTATCATGCAATCAACGCATAAAAATTTGACCAGACCTTTAGTTATCCCTGAATAACTGGCTACGTGGTTGTCGGTCAAAAGTACGAGGCCACAGAGGTCGTTCGAATAGAGACCGAGGGCAGTCTGGAGTCTCTGCGGGGTGGGGTCCATTCTGAAGTAGAAAAGGTAGGAGGATGAACATCAACGAAGGAACTAAAGCAGATAAGCTAGAAGGTCCAAATTTCACCCCACACACCCCGAGTCCCCGTGTTTAGTTTTGCAAAAGTCGAACACATCCCCCGTCATGATTCGTATGTTGTGCATCTGCTTCATCTGGGAACCAAGGTGTATCGTGAAGCTCTCTTCTAGCTGCGGGAAATCCGCGGCTCCTTTGTCGTTCCTATCGCCAAAGTCTCCGAGGGTCGCGCGGAGCGGTGGCATCTGCACAATCGGGGAGTTTCTGCGGGATcagaagaaaaatcaaagaagGTGGAATTAAGATCAGCTACACGGTTACTGGTGGACTACCCACACTGGTGTCGGTAGCATGCTGGTCTGTTGCTCTTCCAGCAGCCGCATGATCCAGTTTCGGTACTGCCTCCGCTGCTCAAGCTTCAGCGCGTCTACCCTGGAGCCCCAGTGGCCTTGAAGTAGACTCTGCTCCTCGAAGTGCCTTCCAAGCATCTCATTTATCGATCTTTCCGTCGATCCGGCTTCCAACGTCTCCACGGCTACCTTGACCTCGTCGGTTTGTCTGAAAAGTGTTGTTTACTACAGGGTGGTTTCAGGGTCTTGATCAAGATATTGAAGTAACCTATGTCACATGGGTCACGGCATTAGGAGAAAGTTGACACCCATTTTCATAAATTCGTAAGCCTTGGAGTGAATTCAAATGACATCAAGTGACTTCAAATGAATTCACTTAATTTTCCGAGAAGTACACACAAGCCTTCAAGCATGGTCAACCCCTCGTGACAGGGAAAGCGGTACCAACTTTTGCGTCAACTTCTCAAACTCCGTGTCCCTCATCCGAACAACCTCGGTCACCGCTCTGCCAAACTCGTGTTCAGCCTGAAGAATCGTTTCGAGAGAGGGCGAGTGTACGAGTCTGTGATAGGCGGCAGCGAACAGTTCCTCGTCGGTCGTCCCAATGGGTTCGGCATAGGCAGTCGTCTTTTCTTTGTACAGTTTTTCCCAGTTTTTGATCACCTCGTCTACGTCGAGGTCACCAGATTGCGCCGCTTTTATGAGGCGCTCCGACCTGTCGTCGTGGAATTCAAGAGTCCACCGTTTCACCGCGATCTCGAGAGCCTTCTGAAGGTCGTCCTCAACGTAGCAGGGCAGCTTGAAAGCGGAAATTAATCGGTGAGTAAGCTCCTTGATACATCCATCGTGTGGGATCTTCAGAGGAATCTCAAGCTCGTAGTCCTGACCCGTGGTGCAAGTCgggaatttgaatttgaacacGCGCTCGATCCGTTCCTCGCCCATCTTGCTAATCTCCCTTCCCTTTCAAATTTGCCGCTTTATTCAGAACCTTCTCGCCATCTGTGCGCAGTAGCTGGAAGTTTCAGATCAAGGCGCAAGGTTTCCAAATATTTGATCGAGTTTCGCGGTCGTGCAGACGAACATTCAGTGTCTTCTTACTGTCAACGTTTGTAAAGCGGAAAATCCTCTGTCTTCGTTttctgcaataaaaaatatactcaGTCAATACGTGCGTAATCAGTTGCACGATGAAGCATCAGATGACGCTACGTGATGGAAAAACCACTGGCTGACTCGAACTCCAGAGCGAATAACTGACTTAGAAATAACTAACAGTCAACACTAACATTGCACGGTTTCTGAGCACTTTACAGCTCGATAACTACTTTTAATTCTTACCAGATACTTATTTTTTCCACGAAATACGATCCCTCGTGTTTGCACACCTTTCTCACTTCCTACTGTTTGCCACCCCCTGTTTACACTATTTGACAGTTTTGGTCAAAGTCTTTTCAGTATTTCAGGGTACTTCATGAATTCCACCCAAGTTGCAGGAGCCACCTAGTTGAGGCTTTGTAAAGCAGGCCTACGCAAgtttagattttttcttttaccttaCAGAACAATTCGAGAGTAAAATAACGgaaaattcttttgaaaatttgtgaaaaaggAAACCGAGCGTTTATTTGactagtgaaaaaatttttcactgcaGAAATATTGTCAGGAAAGAAAATTATGGTTTGTTGCTAAGGACAAACGGTTAGACGGTTGCTCTTGTGATTACAAATTGGAATGAAACTATAGggcaacaatttttttgaactttcgAAACAAAGGTGATCGTGAACTTATTTCGAACTGTTTCCTCTCTGAAGCGATAAAATGGCGTCAGACTTAGAGAGAATCAATAGTTTTTCACGCATTTTTGAGAATCAATAGAGATTCTCACATGTGTGGCCACTGTGAAATGtcaagaaattaattttcattgttaatttCAAACACACCTGTATCTTGCTGCCTCGTCTTGCCGTTGCTGGTCTCGCGACGGAATCTGTGGTGATACAACAACCTTGGCAATTTAGCTTCCATCAAACTTCAGACGGTTCCGCGAATCGATACTCGACAGTCGAGGCTCAACCACAGCCATTTGCCAACGTCACTTCGTTTCTCGATTTCTTGCGTGTGTTGTTTATTCTTAATCTTGAATACACTGCTCAATTTGCCGGCCGGTTTAAATTATCTTCTTGTCTTCAAGGAATCGAATTGTACGGTTGAACCGTCGGAACTTTCGTCATGATGACCGAGGAGATGGACGGTAATATAATCGAGCTCACGGATGCCGAGGCTGAACTTTACGATAGACAGATTCGACTCTGGGGTCTCGAATCTCAGAAACGGTAAGTTAACTTAACCTAACCTATTTACCATAACCTCAAATCACATGTTCAATTAACAGACCGAAAGCAGTTTTCTGTGGCTTCGAAATTAAATCGTCGATTTATTCTTGTTGCACTCGCCCATTTATTTGTTCGTTGGTCAATATCTTGCTATTGTTTTCTTGATCAaaattagaaatgaaaaaaattctgtcctGATTCTTCCGTGGCACATTcagttttttcttgttctaATTGTCAAGTTTAATTGTTTACCATTTTCACTATTGAAAACGacataaataatattcctGAAGCTTAAACATGTTAAAATATGCGACTCGCTTGTTTCCAACATTGCAGATTGAGGGCGGCGAAGATTCTGCTCATCGGTTTAAACGGATTCGGGGCAGAAGTAGCCAAAAACATTATTTTGGCAGGTGTCAAGTCAATAACATTCCTAGACAACAGAGAACTGTCACAGCTCGACTTATGTGCGCAGTTCTTGGCGCCGAAAAATGCTATTGGAAAAAATGTAAGCTACATCGATCAGTTCATAAAAAACATTCAATAaattaaatgtaaataaaatgtttcaGCGAGCCGAGGCATCACTGGAAAGAGCACAGACCCTGAATCCGATGGTGGAAGTGGCCGTAGACACAGAGAGTGTTGATGACAAGCCCGATAAGTTTTTTGAGAACTTTGACGTTGTGTGCGCGTCCGAATGCTCATTGACGCAGCTGAAACGCATAAATCGGGCCTGCCGTAAGAACGGGGTGAAATTCTTCGCTGGTGACGTCTGGGGTACTTTCGGATACACCTTTGCAGATCTGGGAAAGCATGACTTTGTCGAGTAGGTCCacgagcaaaaaaattttatctcacTGTTGTCTTGACTTTTTATTAAACTCCAAAATTTTCGGTTCACAGGGACGTCGTTCAGTCTAAAAAAATCCAGTCGTCCGAGGCGGGTGAGCCAGCGCTGGCtaaagtaaaatttgaaactatTACGACGACtgtgaaaaaatcgataactTTTGTACCGTTCGAAACTATACTCGATACATGTGATTTGCCGCGAGATGGAGAGCCCTACTACTTGCTGAAGAGtgagtgaaaattttgattttagtAACGATGATTGttgttttcattattatcattgttttcAATTTAGGACCATTGTTTTTCTTGCTCTATTCAAATTATGTGTTGTTTATGTTTCAAGTATTACTCAATTATCGAGAGAAACATGGACACGATCCTTTACCAAGCGAGCgagataccgacagtttgaaaAAGGAGGCTGCAGTCATCATCGACAAGTACAAACTCGGTGACAAAATCGATCATCTAATATGGTAAGTGTCGAAAGATTTCTTTGACATTGAAAACAAGTAACAGTGTAATACAGAAGGTCACAATTTTGCGGTAATATTTGAAGGTTATCAGTCTTAGATACGAATTCACTCAGAATTGATAATGCGTGGCTATCAAACTCAATGGCTTCAATTTCTGATGCaataaagtagaaaaaaatgtctttacAATCCGTATGATTCATAGTGTCAACGACGTTTGACTTAAAAACAGGTAGATAAGGctgttgttatttttcttacgtaattttgcaaatttcatcATATCGTGGCCAAGAATTGtggtgaaaatgttttttttttcgtcttctcTCAACGTATTTGCAATgcttgttatttttatataaccTCTTCTGATAACGTAAAATGTTTTTCCATCCAGTGAGAATCTCTACGCGCAAATAAGTCCGGTTTGCGCGATCGTCGGCGGGGTAATGGCACAGGAGATAATAAAAACCGTGTCGCAAAAACAATCGCCGCACAACAACCTCTTCCTTTTTAATCCCGATACGATGTGCGGTAAGATCCTATGCTTGggtcaaaaataatatttttcgtttcatttcattcgtcATCTCGAATACTCACAACTTCGTTCCCCGTGAGTGTCGTTCCAAAATCACACGCGGTgcgttctttctttcattttaaatacaaATCCAACGAATTGAACGAGATAATTTTTCCATGACTAcagattattttgttttaactTTCGATACTCTTGTACTTTTCGCACAGTACAATATCGATATGTTCAAAGCGGTGAAACCTTTGCTGCCTGTACGTCAATTTCATTTCTCCTAGAATTAATATTCTACGAAGGTCGCGTGTGGGTAAGAAATTACCgataatggtaataatataaaaaagtgGTGACAGTAATGATAATTGCAGTTAACGCTTAAGCAAAATATCGATGTATCTCAGTATATACTGCgtgcatatatttttttacgttgcaaaaaaaaagaaaaacactcgcgatttttcatatttatataaatattaattcaagccttcattttattcttagattttaatttctcaataaaaatACGACAAAGTAAAACATAATTGAAGccattgtataaaaaaaaaaaaaaataatacggtAATACCACTTAATTTATTATGCCTCTTAAAATCCATTCCACGTTTTCCGTATCTTGAgattcgtttttcatttttttttttttttttctgttatgtAACAATTCATAGCAATATCGAAGATGTGCGTGAAGCGAAATCGAAGATTGTGGTACGTATAAAGAATAAAACATTGAAATGTGTATGAGGACAACAATATAATGACGATAAAGAAACATATCACGTTCGGATTAATAAAATTTCCGTTAATAATCGTGGCGGTTCATCAATGATCAAATTTCATATCTATCACTgggaaaaattgtacgcgtaacgatttgaaaaatatgtaatggTAACGATAAGTAAAATCGATGCAATACGCAGCGATATTAAGAATAACGAAAGCAATGAACAACTGCGGTATAATAGTGGCATGTAGTAGCATTATagtaataatggtaataatgGATAATAGAGTGAGCTGAGGGATAAAGAAAACAAGGAAACAATGTTATTCGGCAGTTTGCTTATACATCGGAAAACGGGAAACGGTATCAGGAATGCTTGCGTGCTGATCGGAGTTGCTCGTATTAGGGAGCGTATAAAAGGGAGCacaggaaagaaagaaggaaaaaagaacgaaaaaaaaaagaaacaaaaatcatttccGAACTTCGGACGAAGAAAGGAATGtaagtaataaataatgaaaacaacCTGCCGATCGCATGGTTTGTATGCTTCGAGCAGGattatatgtatgcatgtgcTGTAACCCACATATTTATACGTGCTGCAGGTTAAATTGATATATCTAGCATAGGTATACTGTATTACGTACCGGGtgttcggtaaaaaaaaaaacagaaaagaaaaaaaaaaacgtgaacagAAGCCAAAATATGTGATGAGAAAATCTTTGAACTAAAATACCCCGTTGGAACGAATAAATTTGTAAAGAAAATGTATCTTATcacgttaaaaattttatttagaaGTATTTCCGGGCACGGTTATTCATTGCTTTTTTGAAGAGCTGGTGGAGGTGGCCCTTTCTTGATATCGAGACGCCCTGTATCTAAGACATAAATACGTCTGCAATgaccccccccctcccccattAAACATGTCACGAATTGGGTCACACAGCTAAGAGGGTAAAATTCTCGTCGCGTATCTTATTTTCCACGGTCGTTACGATACGaagcgttaaaaaaaaagaaaagaaaaagaagaaaataaaggaTCGCAGGTAGTTGagtatttatataatatatatgtactgtATACGTGTACGCATGAAAAGACTACATCGCACGAAATCGTCCTGTCGTTTCCTCTATCTATTATATTCCTGCCATTCATCGTTACTGATTCTTCCCTTCTTTTCTATTAGATATTtattatcatatacatattgtGAGCAAACATTGAGACGCGTTGGAcaagataaaaagaaacgttCAGTGATTAGGTCGTTTAGGTTGAAGAAGCGcgtaacaaatttttactcgcACAACGAATCTTCACGTGACCTGTGAAATGGACGACATTAAAATAGATACTAGAAAATTCTAGTAAAATGGGTATCGTTACAGTAAcagtttatatatattctttgAATTAGAGGATAATGTATCTTTTCGTACGATTACACCTGCTATAATAtagacaaaaaataatatagaaaACATATTACGTTTTCGTTGCTGGTATATGACATGccttttttcaatcgaatacatatttttgagTCGAATAAGGCCCTGAGAAAAAACTATTGTTGTACCAACGTCAAATTATCGCAACAGTTACTGCAAAATATAGTTCGAGTGAACATAATCAAAAAGGATGTCAACTGCACATACAGAGTGGATTcctaaaatttaatgcgcacgcGCTATGATCCGAGAACCACTGTTTGCCAGGGCGACCAACTGTCTCTAACCTAAAAAATATCCACAGTTGTCGGCATTGAGCACAACTGGCAGCGACaagtgtcaaaattttttacgttacctttatgacggttggtcaccctggcaaaCAGTGGTTCTCGGATCATAGCgcgtgcgcattaaattttagcagacgacggcCCGTGCAGTCGATAGAAATTCGCCCCGTGTGTCAGATTTATTTGTTATAGCtacaaaactgattttcattttgtactcTGAACTATATATTTCGGTTGCgttcgaaaatgaaaaagaaatttcgttCGACACGTGATTGACCGCCCTTCGAGCCTCTTCACGACTGATGtgtattcgacaattttcGCCGATTTGTCCCGAGTGAAATGGGACGTGAATCCTCGGCTCATGTTGCAACACAACGTGCAGCGtcaatattgtaaaatatgtTATTTCCGAGGGGAGTCG includes the following:
- the LOC124220201 gene encoding FERRY endosomal RAB5 effector complex subunit 3, whose amino-acid sequence is MGEERIERVFKFKFPTCTTGQDYELEIPLKIPHDGCIKELTHRLISAFKLPCYVEDDLQKALEIAVKRWTLEFHDDRSERLIKAAQSGDLDVDEVIKNWEKLYKEKTTAYAEPIGTTDEELFAAAYHRLVHSPSLETILQAEHEFGRAVTEVVRMRDTEFEKLTQKQTDEVKVAVETLEAGSTERSINEMLGRHFEEQSLLQGHWGSRVDALKLEQRRQYRNWIMRLLEEQQTSMLPTPVNSPIVQMPPLRATLGDFGDRNDKGAADFPQLEESFTIHLGSQMKQMHNIRIMTGDVFDFCKTKHGDSGMDPTPQRLQTALGLYSNDLCGLVLLTDNHVASYSGITKELCSICQMTTEFHFPSFDEQLEKLRDDVKDVVTWRQAHQREGSDPQAKKSTGSKSLQIGDVFITRHSNLAQVHVIFHMVVQDSLRSGEINSRHPAILGLRNILKTACSNDVTTLTIPVLLVHEMSGDMTVAWCTKRAELVFKCVKGFMIEMASWGGAELKNLQFLVPKGMSEEVFGTLATMLPSIFRVSNPLVFKATDTLQTPKK
- the Aos1 gene encoding SUMO-activating enzyme subunit 1; its protein translation is MMTEEMDGNIIELTDAEAELYDRQIRLWGLESQKRLRAAKILLIGLNGFGAEVAKNIILAGVKSITFLDNRELSQLDLCAQFLAPKNAIGKNRAEASLERAQTLNPMVEVAVDTESVDDKPDKFFENFDVVCASECSLTQLKRINRACRKNGVKFFAGDVWGTFGYTFADLGKHDFVEDVVQSKKIQSSEAGEPALAKVKFETITTTVKKSITFVPFETILDTCDLPRDGEPYYLLKILLNYREKHGHDPLPSERDTDSLKKEAAVIIDKYKLGDKIDHLICENLYAQISPVCAIVGGVMAQEIIKTVSQKQSPHNNLFLFNPDTMCGKILCLGQK